A window of Ruminococcus champanellensis 18P13 = JCM 17042 contains these coding sequences:
- the aspS gene encoding aspartate--tRNA ligase, with protein sequence MKGLKRTHFCGEVSQIGTEAVVCGFVQKVRNLGTLLFIDLRDRTGVVQLAFNETQQPELFAKAETCRGEYVLMAHGTVKERESINHDMKNGNVELVVDDLRILNKAQTPPFEITSDTKVNEELRLKYRYLDLRRAPLQRNLVMRHQIAKAAREYFYANDFIEIETPMMMKSTPEGARDYLIPSRVHPGKFYALPQSPQIYKQLLMVAGMDRYIQLARCFRDEDLRADRQPEFTQIDLEMSFVDVEDILQMAEGFVHHVFQQVLGREIPLPLPRLSYAEAMNRFGSDKPDTRYGMEIQDISEYVKDCGFGVFTGAIEAGGSVRAIVAKQAAGTLTRKEIDKLTEMVKGIGAKGLAFIRWVEEKPSCSFGKFVGEDKLHEILQALDCQQGDVVLIVADKNKVTLPVLGALRQTVARKLDLIPEGQFNFLWITQMPFFEWDEDNNCWMAMHHPFTMPEDDCLQYLDSAPEKVIAKAFDLVLNGTELSSGSIRITNYELQQKMFQALGLTDEEIEAKFGFLVEAYRFGAPPHGGMGIGLDRLAMVMLGVDSLRDVTAFPKVQNASELMSACPSAVDKENLDILGIAVTETE encoded by the coding sequence ATGAAGGGCTTGAAACGGACACATTTCTGCGGAGAGGTAAGCCAGATCGGCACGGAGGCTGTGGTATGCGGTTTCGTGCAGAAGGTGCGCAATCTTGGCACCCTGCTGTTTATTGACCTGCGGGATCGTACCGGCGTGGTACAGCTGGCATTCAACGAAACCCAGCAGCCGGAGCTGTTTGCAAAGGCAGAGACCTGCCGGGGCGAGTATGTGCTGATGGCACACGGTACCGTCAAGGAACGGGAGAGCATCAACCACGATATGAAAAACGGCAACGTGGAACTGGTGGTGGATGATCTGCGGATCCTGAACAAGGCGCAGACGCCCCCCTTTGAGATCACAAGCGATACCAAGGTCAACGAGGAGCTGCGGCTCAAGTACCGGTATCTGGATCTGCGCCGGGCACCCCTGCAGCGGAACCTGGTCATGCGGCATCAGATTGCCAAGGCGGCAAGAGAGTATTTCTACGCCAACGATTTTATCGAGATCGAGACCCCTATGATGATGAAATCCACCCCGGAGGGGGCACGGGATTATCTGATTCCCTCCCGGGTGCATCCGGGCAAGTTCTATGCTCTGCCCCAGTCCCCCCAAATCTACAAGCAACTGCTGATGGTTGCAGGCATGGATCGGTACATTCAGCTGGCACGGTGCTTCCGGGATGAGGATCTCCGGGCGGACCGGCAGCCGGAATTCACCCAGATCGACCTGGAAATGTCCTTTGTAGACGTGGAGGATATCCTCCAGATGGCGGAGGGCTTTGTACATCATGTGTTTCAGCAGGTGCTGGGCAGAGAGATTCCCCTGCCCCTGCCCCGTCTGTCCTATGCAGAGGCCATGAACCGGTTTGGCTCTGATAAGCCGGATACCCGATACGGTATGGAGATCCAGGACATCAGCGAATATGTGAAGGACTGCGGCTTTGGGGTATTTACCGGTGCCATCGAAGCCGGGGGCAGCGTCCGTGCCATTGTGGCAAAGCAGGCGGCAGGCACCCTGACCCGGAAAGAGATCGACAAGCTCACGGAAATGGTCAAGGGCATCGGTGCCAAGGGTCTGGCATTCATTCGCTGGGTGGAGGAAAAGCCCAGTTGCTCCTTCGGGAAATTTGTGGGGGAGGACAAGCTCCATGAGATCCTCCAGGCACTGGATTGCCAGCAGGGGGACGTGGTGCTGATCGTGGCAGATAAGAACAAGGTGACTCTGCCGGTACTGGGGGCACTGCGTCAGACCGTGGCACGGAAGCTGGATCTGATCCCGGAGGGGCAGTTCAACTTCCTGTGGATCACCCAGATGCCCTTCTTCGAGTGGGATGAGGACAACAACTGCTGGATGGCAATGCACCACCCCTTCACCATGCCGGAGGATGACTGTCTCCAGTATCTGGACAGCGCCCCGGAAAAGGTCATTGCCAAGGCGTTTGACCTGGTGCTGAACGGCACGGAGCTTTCCTCCGGATCCATTCGTATCACCAACTACGAGCTGCAGCAGAAGATGTTCCAGGCGCTGGGTCTGACCGACGAGGAGATCGAAGCCAAGTTCGGTTTCCTGGTGGAGGCATACCGGTTTGGTGCGCCGCCTCACGGTGGCATGGGTATCGGTCTGGATCGTCTGGCAATGGTGATGCTGGGCGTGGACAGCCTGCGGGATGTAACCGCATTCCCCAAGGTGCAGAACGCCAGCGAGCTGATGTCTGCATGCCCCTCCGCAGTGGACAAGGAAAATCTGGATATTCTGGGCATTGCCGTAACGGAAACGGAATAA